The nucleotide sequence ATTGTAAAAGCTAAGTCCTAAATGACTTAAAACCAAACAACCATTGTTCACTCATAAACCTCGCTATCTCTAGCGAGGTTTTTTTATGTCTGAATCATTTCGAATGGATGCCTCCGCCTTTGGCGCTTCACTTGACTACGCATATACAAGTTCTCACCAAAGATGAAGAATATAAATTCTGGCTGGATCTAATTGTTTTGGTAGGTTTTTTTCCAGGATCATGTCAATAAAAATAGAATTCCTGCCCAGTCTTTGCGACACAATGCCCAAGATTGGAAGTTAGTTATCGTTAAGGTGACTCTGTTTTATTTGAAATGGTTATTAACCGTTAGTCGAGTCTCTACCATGTTGGTACTGTTCTATGGAGTAGAAGGCTGTAATAAAAATATTCAATGAACTTTTAGATTCTGTTTTCCTATCTATCATACTCCTGTTCGCCAATAATTATTTTCTGATAGTTTTGTATAATTCGAAGTATACGAAAATATTTCTATGATTCCATAGGACAGATAGTAGTTTTCCACATTTGCGGAAATCCACTATTTTGAAAGAGTTTGTGTTATGCGAAAATGCAATTATGAAACGAACAATTTACCTTGCATTCAGTTTTCTCCTATTGACGATTCAATGTGCGAATCTTCAAATGAGATCAGAAGATCGATTTCACAATCTTTATTACCAGGTTGCAATAGGTAATACGGAAAGAGTAAAACAACTAATAACTTTAGGATACGATATCAATAGTCCCGAAGACACATTTGAAAGACTAACACCTCTTATGATTGCTTCTAAAGAAGGTCACACGGAAATTGTATCACTATTAGTTTTCATGAAAGTCCAATTAGATGCAAAAACTAGAAATGGACACACTGCCCTAATGATGGCATCTTATAACCGTTATCCGAAAATAGTTAGGATATTACTTGATGCAGGAGCAAATCCTAATTTAGCCACGAATGAGGGACACACTGCCTTGTCCGAAATTCTCTTTTCCGAAAGAGAAGAGATTGTTAGGTTATTGATGGAGAAAGGAGCTAAATGAAAGTCCTCAATTTTTCACCGATTTTATTCATTTCATGTTTGTTTTTATTGTTGTTTGTTAGATGTTCCAATTCATTTTCCAATCAATCGTTCGATAGTTGCCGGAAAAAGTGTGTTGCGGACCAATCACTTTGTTATATGATCACTATGCAAAGTTCCGCTACAAATTCCAACCAAGTGAATCTTACCTGTCCTGCCCTTTACATGGGTTGTTACTCCAAATGTGATTCGAAATATCATTCATCCTCATCCCACTTTACTTCCTCCAATCGGCCAGGGTCAGGTAGTCGCTCTGGAGGTGGTGGCCATTCCTCTTCGGGAGGAGGAGGTCATTCCTCATCAGGTGGAAGTGGCGGTGGTTCAAGTGGAGGTGGTCATGGAGGAAGTGGGCATTGAGAAATTTGATCCTATCATTCTAAATCGCCGAAGAAGGGATTTCCTCTGCTGAATCTTGATCATCAAATGATAGTGATGATAAGTTGAAATAATCAAATGCGATTCAGTAGTTTCTTGGTTCAATGCCGTTCCAAAAATTGATTCGCAAAAAAATAATGGGACTTATACAGATCCAGAATCACTTATTTATTTTTTTGGGGAGAAGCGATTTCCAAACTCTTTTTTTTGGCTTTTTTCTTTCCTGGTAGAGATTTTTGATTGTACTCGAGAGATAATTGAATCCAATATCCAATTTCTTTTTTTGTTTTTATATCTTCTTCCTTAACGAAAACAAATCCTTTCATCAGGTGTCCGTTATGGATCATCGGGCGCGCCTTTTTCTTCGATAGAATGGATTCAAAAGTTTCAGGATCGATTCTGCACATGATTTCATCACTTCTGACGCAGATACACATTTTACCGTTTACCATAAAACATAAGCCACCAAACATTTTTTTCTCTTCTACATTTGTTTGTCCTTCCATAGACTTCCGAACTCTATCTAATAATTTTTCATTGATGGCCATATGTTTGAAAGGAATAGAATCTATTTCGAGAAATGTAAACTTTTTTTAAAAACGGGAAACCTCGTTGAGATGATTGTTTCGCATTCGCGAGAGGGATAGTAAGGGCGCGTGAGCGGTCGCGCTTAGCGACCGAAGCCCTGGATAGCCCGACCCCAAATGATAAATTGAATTGATATTTGGCAATGTATGGAATCATCAAGACAAACTAAATTTTTGGGGGCTCGCCCACAATTAGCTAATTCACACAAAGGGGTTCAAATACGGTGGAACTGGTGAAGAGGGTAGTCTTAACAAGTTAGTTACAGAATGGATTCCAGTAATTTGCAGTGAGGTTCGTTCGACCTTCTTTTATAAAGGAAACCAATTACCTTTGTTCGATTTGTCGTCACGTTACTGAAATCGCTAGAGATTTTGACTGATGGCTTTTAAGGTTTTATTTTTTGATTTAAAATGGAATGTTAATTTCTCAGACTTTCTCTTTCTTGCCCCGCAACCAGTAATACCGAAATACACCGATGCAAGCAAAGAAAGCGCAGACAAAAATTCCCGTGGTAGAAAAAATCCCAACGATATCTTTTGCGCTGAAAATATCGATTGGATGTGGGCCGAATTGTGAAAGTAATGGATTGAGTATCCCCACCCAGACCACAAACACAAACATTAATGCGGAACCGCGGCCAGCCCAACGTCGAATGATTGTTGGATCGCCTGGTTCCATTTTTCCCCGGACGACTATATAGTCCACTAACAGACTTAATGTGATTCCAAGAAATATCCCTTTGATGAGTCCCAGAATTCCAGAGATGGTGAGTAAGGAAAAAAACGACAAGACCATTAGAAACAGGAATACAAGAAGGATCGTCAGTAGGAATGGTCCTCCCACTCGGGCGGCAGGCAAAGATCCCGATCCTAGTTCGATTGAAGAAAAGGCGCTGGCAAATCCACCAAACCCTGCGATGACTTCTGCTGCCAACGAAAAGAGAATGCTAAAGATAAATACGAAAATCCAAAGTTTCCGGCGCATTCGCTGATTTCATGGCCAGGACGGTTTCTCGCAAGTACTTTGTAAATGCAGAACTTACTTTCCTTATGTTTCTCCTCTTCTGCTGTTCGCTCGTAACTACCATCCTACCGAACTGATTTTTTAAAATTGATCTCTAAAAAGTTTAATCGAATTGCAGAATGAATAGAATGTGTTAAGATCCTCCCACCAAGTTTTGGGCAGGCTAAAATGATGAAAAAAATAATGAACCTTTTGTTTCTCGCCTTTCTTTTTTCCAATGTATCTCTTTCGAGTGAAACGATTCAACTTAAGTCCGGAGAAAAATGGGAAGGTTCCATCCTCGGCCAAGACAAAGATTCTGTGACAATTAAACTTGCAGACGGTAATACGAAAGTGATTTCGAAGTCGGTGATCCGTAAAGTTTCCTTTGCAAAGAAGTCCGAATCCTCTCCTCTTAAAATAGAACCTCAGATTTCGGAGAAAGAAAAGAAAATCAAAGAAGAAAAAGAACTCGCAGAAAAACAAAAACTGGAAGAAGAGAATCTCAAATCTAAGGAAGAAAAGCAGAAAAAAAGAGAGAATCAACTTTCCAATGCGAAACGACATTATCTAGAAGGTTCCTTTGGAGTCGGAAGTGGTGAGGGCCAATCAGAACTCCGTCCTTTCTTTCAAACCATTCAGGTTGCTGGACTTCTTTTTAGCAGTGGCGGTCAAGCCGAGCTCCAATCGACCCCGTATAAAAGTAAAAATCACAGTGCCACAACACGTTTGTTTTACGCTTGGGACCGGTTCACCGTTGAGGTTCGTGGAACAGAAGCGAAAGGAAATTTAGACATAGGTGGCATTCAGACTCTTGCTTACGGGAGTGGAGGAGGTTCTTCTTCTTCCTCTACTGACCGATCTGCAAATGTCCTTCTGGGAAACGGAGATACAAAGTTTCAAAAACTTTCCTCAAGGGTCGGTTTTTCTCCTTACCCACACCCGGTTTTAGACCTTCAAATTTTAGGAGGGCTAGAAAGAATTTGGACAAAGAGCCATCAAGAAGTTGATAGTGTCGGAGGGATTACTACCACTGGAATCAATCCCAACCGAGTGAGTTACCGGGAAACAAACAATTCGTTCAAAGGTTATAGTCTAGGGATTGGATTCGAATGGAAATTTTGGGAAAGGTTTACTCTACAAGGACAGGTTTTGCATTTGGATATGCGAGGTCCGTCCTCGTTTCGAAGTAACGAATTTCGATTAGATACCACTCCTTTTAGATACAATCATTATGGACTAGACTATCAATGGAAATCTACGGGAACCGAAGTGAATGTGAAATTCACAACAAAGATCAAAGGTGATTTCAGTTTATTCGTTGAAGCAAGTAACATGACCCTGAATAACAAATTACAGTCAGGTTATATAACAGAAAATGAAGGTGGAGGAAATACAGATCCATCCCAAATTTTACTAAAAGTGTATGGACCTCAAATATTAATTCCTATGTTATATGATTCTAAGACGATACTGTCATACGTTCAAGTTGGTGCAAACTATCGTTTTAATTTTTAGAATCATAAACTTGTTTTTGATTGTTCGTATATCGAACAAGGATTTAAGCTAAAAACAAATATTTGAACTCATTGCGGATAAATGTGAAAAATAAATTTGATCATATTTATCTTGTTAATTGGGAAAAGTTTCCTTCTCGAGTCTCCATTTCTCTGCGGATCTTAAAATTTCTTCCGCAAGCATTGTAAGTCCGGGGCCAGATTTTTTGCGATAACAGAGGTAAAATTTTCTTTCTACATTCCAATCTTCGAATTTAATTTTTTTTAGTTTTGGATTCATGGAATATTCAGATAAAAAACCGATTCCGAGTCCCGCTTCCAATGATTTGATCACGGATTCTACACTTCTCAATTCCATGGCAATGTTAGAACTAAATTCTTTTGAAAATGATTTGATCTTCTTTTCCACTGCCTTTCTTAGAGCAGAACCTGGGTGGAAGAATACGAAAGATTGTTTTTTTAAGTCTTCGATTCTAATTTTCTTTTTTAGAAAGATAGGATGATCTTTTGCGGCACATGGAAAGATCTGATCGGATAAAAATTCTAAAACATTCAGACTAGAGTCTGTTATAGGACCCGTCAAAATCCCTAGATCGACTTCACCTTTTAACACAGCGTTTTTCGTTTCTGTAGCGTCTCCTTCTCTGACCGAAAGAGAAAGTCCTTGTCTTGATTTTAAGATTTCCTTTAAGATTTGTGGTAAAATCCAAGCAGAAACGGTCCCTCCCGCAGAAATAGAATAGTTACCTTTTAGTTCATTTTCTTTAGAAAAGCCGTTTTGTATTTCTTCCCATAATTCTTTCATTCTAATCGAATATTGATAGAATTTTTCTCCTTCGTGTGTTAGGCGAACCGACCTTCCTCCTCTTTCCAAAACACTGACTCCTAATTCCTTTTCCAAAAGAAAAATCTGTTTAGAGAGTGCAGGTTGTGTTAATCCCAAACGGGATGCTGCCTTTTGGAATGTGCCTGATTCTGAGATTTCTAGAAAATAAACGATCTGTCTGAATTCCATACGACATATAACTTTTAGTTATACATTTTATAAAACCAATTTATTTGCATTATATCAATTAATTTGGTATCTTATTTACTAAGAGGGAAATATGGGACAAACTCTATATGACAAAATTTGGGAAAGTCATCGGATCTCGGAGAATTCTGACTCTGAATCTATTTTATACGTGGACCGCCATATCCTACATGAAGTGACTTCTGCCCAAGCATTCGAAGGATTAAGAACTAAGAAGAGGGACGTAAGAAGGAAGGATCTCACTTTTGGTGTTGTGGATCATAATGTTTCCACAAGAGATCGTAAGAACAGAGATGCAGCAGGACCTATCTCCCGATTGCAGATCGATACAATGGAGAAAAACTGCAAAGATTTTGGAATCCGTTTGTTTGGTCCGGAAGATCCTGAACAAGGGATTGTGCATGTGTTAGGTCCTGAGTTAGGGTTCACAACTCCTGGATCTGTGATTGTATGCGGAGATTCTCATACGGCAACTCATGGAGCCTTTGGGGCATTGGCCTTTGGAATCGGAACAAGCGAAGTCGAACATGTGCTTGCAACACAAACTCTCAAACAGGCGAAAACAAAATCAATGTCCGTTCGATTTGTTGGGAAACCTGGATTTGGAATCACTGCAAAAGATGTAGTCCTCGCACTCATTGGAAAGATGGGAACCTCGGGTGGAAGGGGTTACACTTTAGAATATTCAGGAGAATGGATTCGTTCTCTTTCTATGGAAGGGAGAATGACTCTTTGTAATATGAGTATCGAAGCGGGAGCCAGGGCAAGTCTTGTGGCACCGGACCAAATCACATTTGATTATTTGAAAGATAGAAAACTTGTCCCGAAAGGAAAAAGTTTTCAGGAAGCAATCGAATATTGGAAAACGTTTTTCACAGATAAAGATGCCGTTTTTGATGAGATAATAGAATTAGATATTTCTAATATAGAACCTCAAGTCACTTGGGGAACAAATCCATCTCAATCTTTATCTATCGATGGAGTGATCCCAAATCCAGAAGAATTCCAAGACAAACGTGCTAGAGAGACAGCAGAGAATGCCTTGGCGTATATGGATTTAAAACCAGGAACTCCCATTTCGGAGATCAGAATTGATAAGGTATTCATAGGCTCTTGTACAAATTCAAGGATAGAAGACTTACGGTCTGCGGCAGTTGTTGCCAAAGGAAAAAAAGTCCATCCTGGAGTGCAAGCTTTGGTGGTTCCGGGTTCAGGTGCTGTGAAACGACAGGCTGAGTTGGAAGGTTTGGATTTAATTTTTAAAGAGGCCGGATTTGAATGGAGAGAACCTGGTTGTTCTCTTTGTCTTGCTATGAACGACGACGTGTTAAAACCGGGGGAAAGATGTGCCTCCACTTCTAACCGCAACTTCGAAGGAAGACAAGGTAGAGGTGGAAGAACTCATTTAGTCAGTCCTTCGATGGCAGCTGCCGCAGCAGTGACTGGAAAATTTGTAGATGTGAGGAAATTAGCATGAGCTTAAACAATTGGACAATCCATTCGGGAGTTGCCGTTTCAATCCCTAGGGAAGATATTGATACGGACCAAATACTTCCAAAACAATTTATGAAACTCATCGATAAAAAGGGTTTTGGTAAACATTTATTTCATGATTGGCGGTATTTGGACTTAGAAGGAAAGATTCCTAATCCTAAATTCGTTTTGAACCAGGAAGGATTAAAAAATGCCAGCGTGCTCATTGCAGGAAAAAATTTTGGCTGTGGTTCGAGTAGAGAACATGCACCTTGGGCACTTTCTGATTTTGGATTCAGAGTCATTTTGGCTCCGTCTTTTGCGGATATATTTTCTATTAATTCTGCGAAGAATGGGATCGCACTTGTTCGATTGAAAGAAGAAGAAATCCATTCTCTAAATGAATGGGTTTCTAAAAATCCTGGATCTCAAATTAGGATCAATTTAGAAAATTTGGAAGTACAAGCGGGAGACCAAACATTCTTCTTTCTTTTGGATTCTGCTTCCGTCAATCGGATCCGGAATGGTTGGGATGATATTGATACCACTCTAAAAAATGAAAGTGAGATCTTCGAATTCGAACGGATACGAAAAACGGAAAAATCATTTTTGGAAGTGTTTTGGTAAACTTCCTAAAGACGGGAAGAGTGCATTGGTTGGAACAAAGTAACTGCGAGAGGGATAGTAAGGGCGCGTAAGCGGTC is from Leptospira perdikensis and encodes:
- a CDS encoding ankyrin repeat domain-containing protein; this encodes MRSEDRFHNLYYQVAIGNTERVKQLITLGYDINSPEDTFERLTPLMIASKEGHTEIVSLLVFMKVQLDAKTRNGHTALMMASYNRYPKIVRILLDAGANPNLATNEGHTALSEILFSEREEIVRLLMEKGAK
- a CDS encoding TfoX/Sxy family protein, translated to MEGQTNVEEKKMFGGLCFMVNGKMCICVRSDEIMCRIDPETFESILSKKKARPMIHNGHLMKGFVFVKEEDIKTKKEIGYWIQLSLEYNQKSLPGKKKAKKKSLEIASPQKNK
- a CDS encoding LA_0442/LA_0875 N-terminal domain-containing protein; this translates as MKKIMNLLFLAFLFSNVSLSSETIQLKSGEKWEGSILGQDKDSVTIKLADGNTKVISKSVIRKVSFAKKSESSPLKIEPQISEKEKKIKEEKELAEKQKLEEENLKSKEEKQKKRENQLSNAKRHYLEGSFGVGSGEGQSELRPFFQTIQVAGLLFSSGGQAELQSTPYKSKNHSATTRLFYAWDRFTVEVRGTEAKGNLDIGGIQTLAYGSGGGSSSSSTDRSANVLLGNGDTKFQKLSSRVGFSPYPHPVLDLQILGGLERIWTKSHQEVDSVGGITTTGINPNRVSYRETNNSFKGYSLGIGFEWKFWERFTLQGQVLHLDMRGPSSFRSNEFRLDTTPFRYNHYGLDYQWKSTGTEVNVKFTTKIKGDFSLFVEASNMTLNNKLQSGYITENEGGGNTDPSQILLKVYGPQILIPMLYDSKTILSYVQVGANYRFNF
- a CDS encoding LysR family transcriptional regulator — translated: MEFRQIVYFLEISESGTFQKAASRLGLTQPALSKQIFLLEKELGVSVLERGGRSVRLTHEGEKFYQYSIRMKELWEEIQNGFSKENELKGNYSISAGGTVSAWILPQILKEILKSRQGLSLSVREGDATETKNAVLKGEVDLGILTGPITDSSLNVLEFLSDQIFPCAAKDHPIFLKKKIRIEDLKKQSFVFFHPGSALRKAVEKKIKSFSKEFSSNIAMELRSVESVIKSLEAGLGIGFLSEYSMNPKLKKIKFEDWNVERKFYLCYRKKSGPGLTMLAEEILRSAEKWRLEKETFPN
- the leuC gene encoding 3-isopropylmalate dehydratase large subunit; amino-acid sequence: MGQTLYDKIWESHRISENSDSESILYVDRHILHEVTSAQAFEGLRTKKRDVRRKDLTFGVVDHNVSTRDRKNRDAAGPISRLQIDTMEKNCKDFGIRLFGPEDPEQGIVHVLGPELGFTTPGSVIVCGDSHTATHGAFGALAFGIGTSEVEHVLATQTLKQAKTKSMSVRFVGKPGFGITAKDVVLALIGKMGTSGGRGYTLEYSGEWIRSLSMEGRMTLCNMSIEAGARASLVAPDQITFDYLKDRKLVPKGKSFQEAIEYWKTFFTDKDAVFDEIIELDISNIEPQVTWGTNPSQSLSIDGVIPNPEEFQDKRARETAENALAYMDLKPGTPISEIRIDKVFIGSCTNSRIEDLRSAAVVAKGKKVHPGVQALVVPGSGAVKRQAELEGLDLIFKEAGFEWREPGCSLCLAMNDDVLKPGERCASTSNRNFEGRQGRGGRTHLVSPSMAAAAAVTGKFVDVRKLA
- the leuD gene encoding 3-isopropylmalate dehydratase small subunit; the protein is MSLNNWTIHSGVAVSIPREDIDTDQILPKQFMKLIDKKGFGKHLFHDWRYLDLEGKIPNPKFVLNQEGLKNASVLIAGKNFGCGSSREHAPWALSDFGFRVILAPSFADIFSINSAKNGIALVRLKEEEIHSLNEWVSKNPGSQIRINLENLEVQAGDQTFFFLLDSASVNRIRNGWDDIDTTLKNESEIFEFERIRKTEKSFLEVFW